One stretch of Desulfatirhabdium butyrativorans DSM 18734 DNA includes these proteins:
- a CDS encoding alpha/beta fold hydrolase → MGNLSICRYPFAEAFPFAPHEVDVSGLRCHYVDEGDGPAVLMLHGNPTWSFFYRSLVRELSPSFRTVVPDHIGCGLSERPATGTYPFTLERRIEDMERFVESVGLKRPMTVIAHDWGGAIGVALALRHPDWVRGMVLMNTAAFFPPKNKGLPFRLSIVRSHPKLARLLVLKLNAFVISALFLGAVQPLSIQAMNGYTAPYRKLRNREAVYRFVMDIPVCPEDPSWPMLAWLDGRIGELARIPVLLAWGLRDAVFDRDYLLEWKRRLPHSETAVYPDAGHYLLEDEPQQAGKTIRKFLKRTAT, encoded by the coding sequence ATGGGAAATCTTTCGATTTGCAGATATCCGTTTGCGGAAGCATTTCCGTTTGCGCCGCACGAAGTCGACGTGAGCGGGCTTCGGTGCCATTATGTCGATGAAGGCGATGGACCAGCCGTTCTGATGCTGCACGGCAATCCGACCTGGTCCTTCTTTTATCGAAGCCTCGTCCGGGAGCTGTCCCCGTCGTTTCGAACGGTGGTTCCGGATCATATCGGATGCGGGCTCTCGGAGCGCCCGGCGACTGGGACCTACCCGTTTACCCTGGAGCGCCGCATCGAGGACATGGAGCGATTTGTCGAATCCGTTGGTCTGAAAAGGCCGATGACGGTGATTGCCCACGACTGGGGGGGAGCGATCGGTGTGGCGCTTGCACTTCGTCATCCCGATTGGGTTCGCGGGATGGTGCTGATGAATACGGCGGCGTTCTTTCCGCCCAAAAACAAGGGGCTCCCGTTTCGGCTGAGCATCGTGCGCAGCCACCCGAAGCTGGCCAGACTCCTGGTGCTGAAATTGAATGCATTCGTGATATCGGCTCTCTTCCTCGGTGCTGTCCAACCCCTTTCCATCCAGGCCATGAATGGCTATACGGCTCCCTATCGCAAACTGCGGAACCGGGAAGCGGTCTATCGTTTCGTCATGGACATCCCGGTATGTCCCGAAGATCCATCCTGGCCGATGCTTGCCTGGCTGGATGGACGGATCGGCGAATTGGCACGCATTCCGGTTCTGTTGGCCTGGGGACTGCGGGACGCCGTGTTCGACCGGGATTATCTGCTCGAATGGAAACGGCGGCTCCCCCATTCCGAAACCGCCGTCTATCCGGATGCGGGGCATTATCTGCTGGAGGACGAACCGCAACAAGCGGGAAAGACGATTCGGAAATTCTTGAAAAGAACGGCGACCTGA
- a CDS encoding 3-oxoacyl-ACP synthase III: protein MRYRNVVLAGLGYELAPHVLTSEDIENRLSRAYAAMHLQQGQLALLTGIEERRFWGPGMTMHEGAARAAEKALENAGIDRKTIGMLVYAGVCRDQLEPATACAVAHDLGLTPQTHVHDISNACLGVLNGMVHVANAIELDQIEAGLVVSCETSKDIIDRVIDGLNAAPDMALFRKTVATLTGGSGAVAVALARADRLRQGHRLIGGVIRNAVQWHRLCCWGPDTGFPANQDHFMETDSIGVLQNGVKLGVETYREFLETSGWGPGGPDKVVCHQVGAAHQRAILDALGISQEREFSTFAHLGNIGTVSLPMTAAIADERGFLEAGDRVGFLGIGSGLNCLMLAIRW, encoded by the coding sequence ATGAGATATCGAAATGTTGTACTTGCTGGACTCGGCTATGAGCTTGCCCCGCATGTGCTGACATCGGAGGACATCGAAAACCGGCTTTCCCGGGCCTATGCCGCCATGCATCTGCAGCAGGGGCAGCTTGCCCTGCTGACCGGTATCGAGGAAAGACGCTTCTGGGGGCCGGGCATGACGATGCATGAAGGAGCGGCCCGAGCCGCGGAAAAAGCCCTGGAAAATGCGGGAATCGACCGGAAGACCATCGGCATGCTCGTCTATGCCGGGGTATGCCGCGACCAGCTGGAGCCAGCCACAGCCTGCGCAGTCGCCCATGATTTGGGGCTGACGCCCCAAACCCATGTTCATGACATCTCGAATGCCTGCCTCGGGGTGCTCAACGGCATGGTGCATGTGGCAAACGCCATCGAGCTTGACCAGATCGAAGCCGGGCTGGTCGTTTCCTGCGAAACATCGAAAGACATCATCGATCGGGTGATCGATGGCCTGAATGCTGCCCCCGACATGGCCCTGTTCCGGAAAACCGTAGCCACCCTGACGGGCGGATCGGGGGCCGTGGCCGTTGCGCTGGCCCGTGCAGACCGGCTTCGACAGGGGCACCGTCTCATTGGCGGGGTGATCCGCAATGCCGTCCAGTGGCACCGTCTCTGCTGCTGGGGGCCGGATACGGGTTTCCCGGCGAATCAGGACCATTTCATGGAAACCGATTCGATCGGCGTGCTGCAAAACGGGGTAAAGCTCGGCGTCGAAACCTATCGGGAATTTCTGGAAACTTCGGGCTGGGGGCCTGGTGGTCCCGACAAGGTCGTCTGCCACCAGGTGGGTGCGGCCCATCAGCGGGCCATTCTCGATGCCCTGGGAATTTCGCAGGAGAGGGAGTTTTCGACGTTTGCCCATCTCGGGAACATCGGAACCGTCTCCCTGCCGATGACAGCGGCCATTGCGGACGAGCGGGGATTTCTGGAAGCGGGCGACCGGGTGGGGTTTCTCGGAATCGGCAGCGGCCTCAATTGTCTGATGCTCGCGATCCGGTGGTGA